The Helicoverpa armigera isolate CAAS_96S chromosome 18, ASM3070526v1, whole genome shotgun sequence genome has a window encoding:
- the LOC110382241 gene encoding integrin beta-nu: MYGISVFVFSCLLFVNFQHGNCQVQQQMLNKLVCIQHDECGACLSAASHCRWCADLNYKSGAPRCNDDESLVNTGCSQGLIQRPEKPIWEMVENSSLQDMTPNSEENVVQIQPQRIRLSLKSRETQKIQFTYRPAKNYPLDLYYLMDLTWSMKDDKETLVSLRDDLPILLKNLTDNFRLGFGSFAEKPLMPFINTDAKRLANPCSMEEEACEATYSYKHHLSLTNQVNEFIERVNSSSVTANLDNAEAQLDALVQVITCGDKIGWATHSRKIIILLSDGLMHTAGDGKLGGATRKSDDQCHLDDRGYYSEAATYDYPSVAQLYRLLEKYKVNVIFAVTESVKSHYDSLNQLLEDFTYVAKLESDSSNILKLVKTGYEDIVSVVDFHDDSNLGPVKVRYFTDCGVKGGPMKEETRCTGVEYGMTLRYEAHVTLESCPEYKSSTQTIRISESQLGQDALTLEVHVQCGCACSVTSQPHMAPMCPVNAHFVCGVCQCNKGWSGPTCDCAIGDENASAELMAQCREPNATRSMACSGAGDCLCGECSCDPGFTGKYCQCATCDVSLENDLECGGVGRGVCVCGQCACAGGWSGAACDCTNTTDTCVSPAGGDICSGHGDCVCGRCQCSAADDSGSKYSGMFCETCATCDNPLCAHAEPCVTCSLNSNCTDSCSVGTVNYTVTERLDSASADIDDVSCILRLIENDLECEYKYTYSAVPTLSDVEITIRAKECYQPTSARIMTSALVIMGCVVAAGLIAILFFRCGQIVSDRRAYARFVKEAQESRKHMQELNPLYISPISEFRLPDSFPRDKND, from the exons TACAACAGCAGATGCTGAATAAGCTGGTCTGCATCCAGCATGATGAGTGCGGCGCGTGTTTGTCGGCGGCATCGCATTGTCGCTGGTGCGCGGACCTCAACTACAAGTCCGGAGCCCCGCGGTGTAATGATGACGAAAG TCTCGTGAACACTGGCTGTAGTCAAGGCTTAATCCAGCGTCCAGAGAAGCCAATATGGGAGATGGTGGAGAACAGCTCGCTTCAGGACATGACGCCCAACAGTGAGGAGAATGTTGTGCAAATACAACCGCAGAGGATCCGCCTATCTTTGAAGTCAA GAGAGACACAAAAGATTCAGTTTACATATAGACCAGCCAAAAATTACCCTctagatttatattatttgatggATCTCACTTGGTCTATGAAGGATGACAAAGAGACGCTGGTGTCTTTGAGAGATGATCTGCCTATATTGTTGAAAAACCTTACAGATAACTTTAG ATTAGGTTTCGGAAGCTTCGCCGAGAAACCGCTGATGCCATTCATAAACACGGATGCAAAACGACTAGCAAACCCATGTTCAATGGAGGAAGAGGCTTGTGAGGCAACCTACAGCTATAAACATCACCTGTCCCTAACCAACCAG GTGAACGAGTTCATAGAGCGCGTGAACAGCAGTTCAGTGACAGCTAACCTGGACAACGCGGAGGCGCAACTGGACGCATTGGTGCAGGTGATCACGTGCGGAGACAAGATCGGCTGGGCGACACACAGCAGAAAGATTATAATACTGCTGTCTGATGGACTTATGCATACGGCCGGGGATGGGAAACTTG GTGGCGCGACTAGGAAGAGCGATGATCAATGTCATTTGGACGATAGAGGGTACTATTCGGAAGCTGCTACTTATGACTATCCGTCGGTGGCACAGTTATATAGACTGTTGGAAAAGTACAAG GTCAACGTGATTTTCGCTGTAACTGAAAGCGTTAAATCCCACTACGACAGTTTGAACCAGCTACTCGAAGACTTTACTTATGTGGCTAAACTAGAGAGTGACAGTTCTAATATTCTGAAACTAGTTAAAACTGGTTATGAGGATATTGTCAGCGTTGTTGATTTCCATGATGATTCTAACTTGGGACCAGTTAAAGTTAGGTACTTTACGGACTGTGGAGTGAAAGGAGGACCTATGAAAGAAGAAACGAGATGCACTGGAGTGGAATATGGCATGACTCTGCGTTATGAAGCTCATGTCACTTTGGAGTCTTGTCCTGAATATAAGTcc TCGACCCAAACGATCCGCATATCGGAGTCGCAGCTAGGGCAGGACGCGCTGACGCTGGAGGTGCACGTCCAGTGCGGCTGCGCGTgcagcgtgacgtcacagccgcACATGGCGCCCATGTGCCCCGTCAACGCGCACTTCGTCTGCGGCGTCTGCCAGTGCAATAAGGGATG GTCAGGTCCCACATGCGACTGTGCGATAGGCGACGAGAATGCGTCAGCCGAGCTGATGGCGCAGTGCCGCGAGCCCAACGCCACCCGCAGCATGGCGTGCTCGGGCGCCGGCGACTGCCTGTGCGGCGAGTGTTCCTGCGACCCCGGCTTCACGGGGAAATACTGCCAGTGTGCCACCTGTGATGTTAGTCT GGAGAACGACCTAGAATGCGGCGGCGTGGGTCGCGGGGTGTGCGTGTGCGGGCAGTGCGCCTGCGCGGGCGGCTGGAGCGGCGCCGCCTGCGACTGCACCAACACCACCGACACTTGTGTGTCGCCTGCTGGGGGGGACATTTGTTCTGGACACGGGGACTGCGTCTGTG GTCGCTGCCAGTGCTCAGCAGCAGACGACAGCGGCTCCAAGTATTCTGGAATGTTCTGCGAGACATGCGCCACGTGCGACAACCCACTGTGTGCACACGCCGAGCCCTGCGTCACCTGTTCCCTTAACAGCAACTGTACTGATAGCTGTAGTGTCGGCACCGTCAACTACACCGTCACCGAGAGATTAGATTCAG cAAGTGCAGACATCGACGACGTATCCTGCATCCTCCGTCTTATTGAGAACGATTTAGAATGCGAGTACAAATACACTTACTCAGCCGTTCCTACCTTATCTGACGTTGAGATAACTATTAGGGCTAAAGAGTGTTACCAACCCACTAGTGCTAGGATCATGACCAGTGCTCTTGTCATCATGGGCTGTGTCGTAGCCGCAGGACTGATCGCCATCTTGTTCTTCCGATGTGGTCAGATCGTGTCAGACAGACGTGCTTATGCCAGGTTTGTTAAGGAAGCTCAAGAAAGCAGGAAACATATGCAAGAGTTGAACCCGTTGTATATATCGCCTATTTCAGAGTTCAGACTGCCTGATTCCTTCCCTAGGGATAAAAATGATTAG